Below is a genomic region from Desulfovibrio intestinalis.
GTTAGAAAAGTGTGCCGTTGAGACTGATGTTGCTGATATTGACGTCGCCAACAAGGCTTTTGCTGCTGGCAGCGGCATTGTTATTTGTATCTGTGCCACTGCCACTATCCGTACCTGTATCGGTGCCCGTGCCCGTGTCCTTGTCGTCACTGGCTGCCGTGGTTGCGGGCAGCATAACCTGACGCACGTTGGCAAGGGGCATGAGCTGACCACCTTCAAGGCCGAGGTAGACAACACCGTTGTCTGTAACAACGCCTGTAACCTTGGCGTCAACCACCTGATCGGAAAGAACTGCGTCTCCGTTGGAATCACGCAGTACAAGGCTGACCGTATATACGCCGTCGCCCGCCACAGTGCCGTCATTGCTTTTGCCGTTCCACAGAAATTCGTATGTCGTGCCCTTGTTTTTGGCACTGATTTCTTCAACGTAGACAGCGTTGTTGTCAGAATCACGAACTGTGATAGTGCCGCCAACCGTGTTGTCAGCAGGGGCATACCGGAAGCGCGTAATGGTGGTTTCCTTGGTGGTCTCGTCCGTGGTTTTGCCGATAGAATTGCCGGTAACCGTCACCTGTTTGCCGATGTAGGAAGTGGCGTTGATCATCTGTTGATTGTTAGTGGCGTCAGTGAGCCCTTCCATGCTGGTATTGAGGTTCATGAGCTGTTCAAGACTGGAGAATTGCGCCATCTGGGCAATAAATTCCTTGTCTTCCATAGGATTCAAGGGATCCTGATACTTGAACTGCGTTACCAGCAAAAGCATGAAAGAGTCCTTATCCAGATTACTGCCCTTCTGTTTGCTCAGGGCGGTATTGAACTCATTATTGGTCTGGTTCAGTGACTGTGTAATGCTGCTGGCCATGATTCATTCCTCACACGGGGCTGTTTTTACGCTACCACGTTTAGTGTACGGGTGGCATATCTTGCCGCATGGACAGAAGAATGCACAGGTTGTTCCAAATCTGCTGATTCTGAATTAATTGAGGAACTACGCATTGTTGAAAGATTCTTAAGTCGCGCAAGTTCTTCACGCCGGGCATCTTCTTCCTGCCACGAATTGTGCTGATCGAGGTTCTGCCAGGCATTTTCGTCCTGCTGGCGCGAGTTCAACTGCACTTCCACCTTGTCCACTTTGAGCCCTTGCTGCTCAAGATTTGTGCGAATGGCTTCAAGCTGGCGTGTGACTATTTCGGCTGTCTCCGTTTTTTCAGAGCGAATGGTCGCACTTACCTCGCCATTACGCAGGCTGAGGCTGAGGGTGATGGCTCCAAGCTCCTGTGGATGCAGTTGCAGGTCGAGACGGGTAGTGCCGTTACGGAAGTTTGAGAGCAGCCCTTGCTCAACTTGCTGGGAAACATACCTGGCAATAGGAGCAGGCTGTGAAATGGCTTCGGGTTGCTCAACAGCAGCGCCGAGGTTCTGGATCATAGAAGCCGCAACCTGATTATCCTGCCGCATGGTGAAGAGGGGATTTGTTTCAACTTTGCGGGTAACTTCATTCCAGGACGGATCACGCCCTGCTTCGGAGTTGGCTTCCTGGCGATTGTCACCAGAGTGGCGGCGCCCTGATTCGTTTTGGCGTTCGTCTGTGGTGGTGCGCGCCAAGGGAGTGTCCTCAGAGCGTCTGTTTGTGGCGCTCTGGACGTTAGAAGCCTGCTCCTTGTTGGAGGAAGCCTTGGAAAAGCCTGTATCGGCAGAAGCTTTCGCCTCCTGGCTGCCAGCATGCCCAACACCAGCGCTTTGACTGCCGTCAAGCTTTTTGCTGATGGCGTCGCTCTGGCGCAGCGCAGTTTCCATATCGACGGCCTTCGCCCCGTCCTGTCCGCCAGCGCCCAATGTTTCTTCGAGCATTTGGCGGCTATTTTTCATGACAGTCTGGTCGATGAGAAGCTTGCTTTGCTGTGCTTCCTTGTTGCGCAACGCACTGGCCTGAAGCTCTTTTTCAGTGCGCGCCCGCGCCTTGCTTACAAGCGGTTGCAAGGTATTTTTTAAGGCAGTGTCCAACTGTTTTTGAGCAGTTTTCTGCTCATTGAAAAAACTGCTTACCGGAGCCATGAGGGCAGAGAGCTGCCCCACAAGCAAATTGGCGTTGTTATTGCCTCCAAAACTGTTGGCCAAGGTTTGCAGGCTTGAAGTATCAAGGCCCAGGCCACGGCCAAAAGCGATCGCCTCAGTAGCGCCCACTTCAAGGGCTGTCGTGGGGTCCATCTGCGAGATAAAAGCGTAGACAGTGCCAAGGGCCGCTTCGCCTTTACCGTCGGCCATGAGCTGCTGCACTCTCGCGTCCAGAACGCCAGAAGAATCAATTTTTTTGAGCAGTGAAGTGATTTGAGCCTTGTCATCATCACTGAGCTGGGGAGCGCCGCTCAAAGTCTGCAAACTGGCCATGACCTGAGCCAGCGTTGCGCCATCAGGCTGTCCGACCAGAGCGTCGAATTTGCTCAGAGCATTTTCGGGTGCTCCTGACTTGATGAGGTCACGGCGCAGTTGGGCCAGTTCCTGCTTGGTGAAGCATACTTCATCAAGGGTATAGGTCACGCCATTGGTGGTGGAACGACTGTAAGGGCTTTGCACCTTGGGGGTTGCAGCCGTAGTGGTTTGCTCTTCTTCAAGCGCCGTACTGACAGAAACGTTTTCACCGCGCTCGATGCTGTCAATAGCTTCATGTACGGAAGCGAAAAAGTCAGCGAAGGATGAGTTTTCCTTGCTGCTGGAGATGAGGACATCAAATGAACCGGCGCTAGTGGGAATAATCTGCATCGTGCACTCCTTGCGCCAGATCTCTTTCAAAGACTGTTCCAAAAATTAAAATATAATTATATCATAGTGTTAAACTTTGTTGTGGCGAGGGAAGAAGGCAAGTATTGCCGATGCTGTTTCTGCATCGGAAACTGCGCAGAGCCCAAGGGAGCAAGGCGAAATTTTTATGACTTAAGGGAAGGAGAGCTCAGGATGGATTTGTAAAAAAAGTGCTGGTTTTGTCCAGATTTTTCAACGCTTCCCCCCAAGCTTGTGTGGAGTAGCCGCCATTTTGCAGTTGCATATGGATATAGCCACTGAAAAGGCGAATGGAGGGTGACTGTGAGCGCCAAAAATCGTCCGACAGGCGGGAGTTGTGTGTCTTGAGGTGCTGCGCGCAGATGCTACATAGCGTAGCAAGCCCTGAGGCGATATTCCTCACAACATTGGGGAAGGTTGAACGCAAGTGGTTCAGCCTTTGTGTCACCAAAGCGTTTTGTGTGGGGTCGTAGAGAAAAAGAAAAATGGCCTGCCAAAAATCTTCCAGCAAGGGGCGGCAGCTTAACTCGGTGGCGGTGCCAAGTCTTTCAAGACTGTGCAGTCCCAGAAAATCCCGTCCAGTGCGTGAGAGAGCCAATCCTGGCGGAACATATGGCTCCCCTGAGCCGCGCAGAAGGCTCAAAACCAGTGCCGCTACTCCAGACGGAGTGAAGGCCTGTTTGCAATAAAGTTGGCTGCGATGACATTGCCAACAGCCAACACAGCTCATGGCAGCGCGTAGCACATACTGCCCAGGCGAGGTTGGTCCTGTTTCCCGGGCGTGAACCGGACCCATTGAAAGGTTGAGTACCGGTACGCCAACAAGATCGGCCAGGTGCATCGGACCAGTATCAGGGGTAATGCACAGGTCCAGCGTGCGCATTAGAGCGGCCAGATCCTTGATGGACAGGCGTCCACACAGGTCAGATCCCTGTAAATCGGCTCTTCGCGCTACTTCACGGCCCAGTTCCTGCTCCGCAGAACCGCCCAGCAGAAAGGGGACGGCCCCTTCAGTTGCCAGGCGTCGGGCCAGTCTGGCCCAAAAATCTATGCTTGGCCGCTTGGCCGCCTCGCTTGCGCCAAGAACCAGCCCTATGCGGCCAGACTTGGCAGCCTGTGGCCGAGGATGTGGCACACGTGAAAGATTAGGGTGTTCAAAAAGGTCGAGCAGGTGAAGGTCTGCCCAATGGAAGGCATTATTCCAATTGTTTTGCGTAAGGGCGGCCCGGTACAGCTGCCAAAAGCCGCGGATGTGCTGATTTAAGCCATCAGAAGGGTGACTGCCAGAAAGAAACTCAGGACCAAGTTTGCGGGCAGCCTTAAGGCGTGCCTGACAGTCCAGCGCCTGAGGGCGGCTACTCAGGTTGATGGCGATTTCGTAGTGACGTTCTGCCAAAGCAGCACAATGACTTGGCGGGAAAAAAACGACATTGGGCAAAAGAGGCATGAGACCTTGAAAAAAATGCGGTTCGGCTGCGACCCAAACCTCGTGCTCGGGCCAGTGCCTGAGTAAATGAACAAGCAGGGGCATGGTAAGAATCAAATCTCCCATGCGGTGCATCTGGAGAATAAGTATCGGGTCGGCGCTCATGCACGCTCCCTGCGCCTCTGGGAGTTTTGGGCTACGGGCGTTCCATAGACCTGCCGCATACGTTCCAGCAGTGTTTGCA
It encodes:
- a CDS encoding flagellar hook assembly protein FlgD — translated: MASSITQSLNQTNNEFNTALSKQKGSNLDKDSFMLLLVTQFKYQDPLNPMEDKEFIAQMAQFSSLEQLMNLNTSMEGLTDATNNQQMINATSYIGKQVTVTGNSIGKTTDETTKETTITRFRYAPADNTVGGTITVRDSDNNAVYVEEISAKNKGTTYEFLWNGKSNDGTVAGDGVYTVSLVLRDSNGDAVLSDQVVDAKVTGVVTDNGVVYLGLEGGQLMPLANVRQVMLPATTAASDDKDTGTGTDTGTDSGSGTDTNNNAAASSKSLVGDVNISNISLNGTLF
- a CDS encoding flagellar hook-length control protein FliK, coding for MQIIPTSAGSFDVLISSSKENSSFADFFASVHEAIDSIERGENVSVSTALEEEQTTTAATPKVQSPYSRSTTNGVTYTLDEVCFTKQELAQLRRDLIKSGAPENALSKFDALVGQPDGATLAQVMASLQTLSGAPQLSDDDKAQITSLLKKIDSSGVLDARVQQLMADGKGEAALGTVYAFISQMDPTTALEVGATEAIAFGRGLGLDTSSLQTLANSFGGNNNANLLVGQLSALMAPVSSFFNEQKTAQKQLDTALKNTLQPLVSKARARTEKELQASALRNKEAQQSKLLIDQTVMKNSRQMLEETLGAGGQDGAKAVDMETALRQSDAISKKLDGSQSAGVGHAGSQEAKASADTGFSKASSNKEQASNVQSATNRRSEDTPLARTTTDERQNESGRRHSGDNRQEANSEAGRDPSWNEVTRKVETNPLFTMRQDNQVAASMIQNLGAAVEQPEAISQPAPIARYVSQQVEQGLLSNFRNGTTRLDLQLHPQELGAITLSLSLRNGEVSATIRSEKTETAEIVTRQLEAIRTNLEQQGLKVDKVEVQLNSRQQDENAWQNLDQHNSWQEEDARREELARLKNLSTMRSSSINSESADLEQPVHSSVHAARYATRTLNVVA
- a CDS encoding glycosyltransferase family 9 protein, with translation MSADPILILQMHRMGDLILTMPLLVHLLRHWPEHEVWVAAEPHFFQGLMPLLPNVVFFPPSHCAALAERHYEIAINLSSRPQALDCQARLKAARKLGPEFLSGSHPSDGLNQHIRGFWQLYRAALTQNNWNNAFHWADLHLLDLFEHPNLSRVPHPRPQAAKSGRIGLVLGASEAAKRPSIDFWARLARRLATEGAVPFLLGGSAEQELGREVARRADLQGSDLCGRLSIKDLAALMRTLDLCITPDTGPMHLADLVGVPVLNLSMGPVHARETGPTSPGQYVLRAAMSCVGCWQCHRSQLYCKQAFTPSGVAALVLSLLRGSGEPYVPPGLALSRTGRDFLGLHSLERLGTATELSCRPLLEDFWQAIFLFLYDPTQNALVTQRLNHLRSTFPNVVRNIASGLATLCSICAQHLKTHNSRLSDDFWRSQSPSIRLFSGYIHMQLQNGGYSTQAWGEALKNLDKTSTFFTNPS